GATTTCCTGATCTGTGTGAAGGCATGGCTTGATCCGGCCGTTAGGCAGGAGGCGGATGCGGTTGCATTGTCCGCAGGGGGGAGGGCGTTGGTAGATGATCTCTTCATCCTGGAACTTATCTTCTGTCAGGGAGTATTCCCTGATCCTCTGCAGCTTGATACCTTTCCCGGTGCAGAAGGACTTCATTGCATCCATTTCTTCCTGAGATGTTTCGGCTGAAATCACCATATTCAGCTTTACCGGAAAATCTTCGGCCAGGGCCGCATCGATCCCTTTGAGGACCCTGTTGATATCTCCCCCCCGGGTCAGATGGGCATATCGATCAGGATTCAGTGAATCCAGGGAAATATTCAGACTCGAGAGGCCTGCTTCCTTCAGATCATGAGCATATTGATCCAGAAAGTGGCCGTTCGTGGTCATCCCCAGGAGCTTCAAACCTTCCAGGCTGGAGAGCATGGAAACAAGGCGTATGATGCCTTTTCTAACGAGAGGCTCTCCTACGGTCAGACGGATTTTTGTGAGTCCCAGGGCTATTGCCTCTTTCGCTATTTCAGTCATCTCTTCAAAGCTGAGACAATCCTGATGCTGCATTTTTTCAATCCCTTCTTCGGGCATGCAGTAGAGGCAGCGCAGGTTGAAGCGGTCTGTTACGGAGATTCTCAAATAGGAAATTTCACGATTATAAGAGTCTAACATGGACGGTCTCTCCTTCTATGACCTTTTCAACCCCCTGCTCCAGGATGATAAGACCGTCTGCTTCACTCATGGCATTGAGGTGAGAAGAACCGTTATAGGATACGGGGTAGATCCTTTCATCTTTGAATTGCACAGGCAGGAATTCCGAGCGGTCAGAGGTCTTCCTCTTGATCGTTTTACCCAGGACGGCCCGTAAAGAATAGGGTCTGTAATCAAGGCTGCAGTACTTGTATATCAGATGTTTGACAAACACTTCAAAGAGGATGTAGGTGGATACGGGATTGCCGGGCAGTCCGAAAACAAAGCAGGTCTCATTGCGACCGAACCAGATAGGACGTCCGGGCTTGATAGCGGCTTTATGAAAGTTCTTTTTGACCCCCAGTTTTTCCAGGGTTCCCGGTACAAAATCAAATTGGCCCATAGAGACGCCGCCGGAGAGAAGGAGTATATAATTCTCTTTGAGAGCCTTGCTGATGGTGTCGTAGAGGAGCCTTTCGTCGTCGATGGTGATTCCATAATACTGAGCCGGGCATCCCGCGGCTTCTGCCTGGGCCATCAGCTGGGGACCGTTGCTGTTGAAAATCTCTCCGACTTCCAGAATCTCTCCCGGCTCTGTGAGCTCTGATCCGGTGGTTATGATTCCGATACGGGGCATTTGAGCCACCTCAATTTCCGTCCGTCCCAGGGAGGCCAGGATGCCGATATCTCCGGGGGTTAGACGGC
Above is a window of Oceanispirochaeta sp. DNA encoding:
- a CDS encoding GTP 3',8-cyclase MoaA, whose product is MLDSYNREISYLRISVTDRFNLRCLYCMPEEGIEKMQHQDCLSFEEMTEIAKEAIALGLTKIRLTVGEPLVRKGIIRLVSMLSSLEGLKLLGMTTNGHFLDQYAHDLKEAGLSSLNISLDSLNPDRYAHLTRGGDINRVLKGIDAALAEDFPVKLNMVISAETSQEEMDAMKSFCTGKGIKLQRIREYSLTEDKFQDEEIIYQRPPPCGQCNRIRLLPNGRIKPCLHTDQEIIIDPDNIKAALVEAIHEKPRCGSSCSTRNMVEIGG
- a CDS encoding molybdopterin molybdotransferase MoeA, with translation MLGIKDIFSILDSQDMTVKSETVLLKNAVGRILINPVISTIDSPPFDKAAMDGWAVRGGDEKGPWELAETIAAGEIASRALRPGKCTAIMTGAKIPRGCGKIIRIEYTRQDEKTVFLETKEPLQNIIFKGENIKTGERVLEPRRLTPGDIGILASLGRTEIEVAQMPRIGIITTGSELTEPGEILEVGEIFNSNGPQLMAQAEAAGCPAQYYGITIDDERLLYDTISKALKENYILLLSGGVSMGQFDFVPGTLEKLGVKKNFHKAAIKPGRPIWFGRNETCFVFGLPGNPVSTYILFEVFVKHLIYKYCSLDYRPYSLRAVLGKTIKRKTSDRSEFLPVQFKDERIYPVSYNGSSHLNAMSEADGLIILEQGVEKVIEGETVHVRLL